Part of the Nostoc sp. ATCC 53789 genome, AGGGGGAAATTACTACTTCTTCGTGCCGTGGGTGGATTTACCTGCTGCTGTACTATTTAAATTGCTATCACTTTGCTTGAAAGCTAGATAACATTAGATTCGGCGTGTTTACTGTTCGGGAGTGCCAAAATGTCTAAACAGCTGGGTCAAAAAATTGCACCTACACCTATATCAAATGATATCAATGTAGTGGATTTGATCGATCAATATTTCACTGCTTACAACTCAGCGCGGTTGCGGGAAATCTGCCAACTTCTGAGTCGTGATGTGCTAACCGAAGGTGTTACTGTCGGAGTTAGCCTTTCCGGTGCGATGACACCAGCAGGATTTGGGGTTTCAGCGCTTGCACCCTTAATTCGTAATGGCTTTATTGATTGGATGATTAGCACTGGTGCAAATCTTTACCATGATATGCATTACGGTTTGGGTTTTGAACTCTTTGCTGGTAATCCCTTTTTGGATGATGTGAAACTGCGTCAGGAAGGGACTATTCGCATTTATGACATTATCTTTGGTTACGATGTGCTACTAGAAACTGATGCGTTCATCCGCAAGATTTTACAAGGGGAAGCGTTTCAGAAGCGGATGGGAACTGCTGAGTTTCACCATTTACTAGGTAAGTATGTTCGGGAAGTAGAAAAGCAACTGGGTGTGCAGCATTCCTGCTTGCTGGCTACAGCTTATGAGTATGGCGTGCCTATATATACGTCTTCTCCAGGAGATAGCTCTATTGGGATGAACGTGGCGGCTTTGGCTTTGGAAGGTTCGCAGTTGGTGTTAGATCCATCAATTGACGTAAATGAAACGGCTGCGATCGCATATAATGCCCGTGAGTCAGGCGGTAAAAGTGCTGCTGTAATTCTCGGTGGCGGTAGTCCTAAGAACTTTTTACTACAAACTCAGCCGCAACTTCATGAGGTATTAGGGCTAGAAGAACGAGGACACGATTACTTTGTGCAGTTTACCGATGCACGTCCAGATACAGGCGGTTTGTCTGGAGCAACCCCATCAGAAGCCGTTAGCTGGGGTAAG contains:
- the speY gene encoding deoxyhypusine synthase, yielding MSKQLGQKIAPTPISNDINVVDLIDQYFTAYNSARLREICQLLSRDVLTEGVTVGVSLSGAMTPAGFGVSALAPLIRNGFIDWMISTGANLYHDMHYGLGFELFAGNPFLDDVKLRQEGTIRIYDIIFGYDVLLETDAFIRKILQGEAFQKRMGTAEFHHLLGKYVREVEKQLGVQHSCLLATAYEYGVPIYTSSPGDSSIGMNVAALALEGSQLVLDPSIDVNETAAIAYNARESGGKSAAVILGGGSPKNFLLQTQPQLHEVLGLEERGHDYFVQFTDARPDTGGLSGATPSEAVSWGKIDPEELPNTIVCYTDSTIALPLVTAYVLNKCQPRPLKRIYDKREAILDKLQKDYLAAKSQPSDQVPAAVAESAQKQTATYPCGRLIPNT